A genomic segment from Bacteroidota bacterium encodes:
- the pgi gene encoding glucose-6-phosphate isomerase translates to MSKLTKSKAWKALAAHHTKMADKHMRVMFARDPQRFEKFSMKTCGILLDYSKNRVSEKTMRLLFDLARHVDIEGWRDKMFKGEKINFTENRAVLHVALRNRLNRPIVVDGKDVMPDVRKVLAHMKEFSNSVRNGDWRGYTGKPIHDVVNIGIGGSDLGPVMVTEALKPYALHGLNFRFVSNVDGTHLAETLKLCNPETTLFIIASKTFTTQETLTNALSARQWFLTSARDETAVAKHFVALSTNTAEVGRFGIDPRNMFAFWDWVGGRYSLWSAIGLSIAVAIGFENFEELLEGAFEMDEHFRSAPPEQNLPVILALLGVWYNNFFDAETHAILPYDQYLHRFPAYLQQGDMESNGKYIDREGKEVEYSTGPVIWGEPGTNGQHAFFQLIHQGTKLIPADFLAPMESQNPRGEHHTILLSNFFAQTEALMRGKTAKEAREELQAAGLSRAEIKTLLPHKVFPGNRPTNSLVFKKLTPRVLGSLIALYEHKIFVQGIIWNINSFDQWGVELGKQLAKTILPELSTQARVVAHDSSTNGLINFYKRQRNPDSV, encoded by the coding sequence ATGTCAAAGCTCACGAAATCCAAGGCGTGGAAAGCGCTTGCAGCACACCACACCAAGATGGCCGACAAGCATATGCGCGTTATGTTTGCACGGGATCCCCAACGCTTCGAGAAATTCTCGATGAAGACTTGCGGTATTCTTCTCGACTACTCAAAGAATCGTGTCTCGGAAAAAACCATGAGGCTTCTGTTTGATCTTGCCCGGCATGTCGATATTGAAGGCTGGCGCGATAAAATGTTCAAGGGGGAGAAGATCAATTTCACTGAGAATCGTGCTGTGCTGCATGTTGCTTTGCGGAACCGTCTGAACCGTCCCATTGTGGTTGATGGAAAAGATGTTATGCCCGATGTCAGGAAGGTGCTTGCCCACATGAAGGAGTTCAGCAATTCGGTACGGAATGGGGATTGGAGGGGGTATACCGGCAAACCAATCCATGATGTCGTCAATATCGGTATCGGGGGATCGGACCTCGGTCCCGTGATGGTCACCGAAGCGCTGAAGCCGTATGCGCTGCACGGATTGAACTTCCGGTTTGTCTCCAATGTGGATGGGACGCATCTTGCCGAAACATTGAAACTGTGCAATCCTGAAACAACGTTGTTCATCATCGCTTCCAAGACATTCACCACTCAGGAAACACTCACCAATGCATTGTCCGCACGGCAGTGGTTCCTAACATCCGCACGCGATGAAACGGCGGTGGCGAAACATTTTGTCGCCCTCTCGACGAATACCGCCGAAGTCGGGAGGTTCGGCATTGATCCGAGGAATATGTTCGCTTTCTGGGATTGGGTTGGAGGGAGGTACTCGCTGTGGTCTGCGATCGGACTCTCCATTGCCGTAGCGATAGGGTTCGAGAATTTTGAAGAACTGCTGGAGGGCGCCTTTGAAATGGATGAACACTTCCGCTCCGCTCCGCCGGAGCAGAATCTTCCCGTTATTCTTGCACTTCTCGGTGTCTGGTATAATAATTTCTTTGATGCGGAAACTCATGCCATTCTTCCATACGATCAATATCTCCATCGTTTTCCTGCATATCTTCAACAAGGCGATATGGAAAGCAACGGCAAGTATATCGATCGCGAAGGAAAGGAGGTTGAGTATTCAACCGGCCCCGTCATTTGGGGTGAACCCGGAACAAACGGGCAACATGCATTCTTTCAACTTATTCATCAAGGAACGAAGTTGATCCCGGCTGATTTCCTTGCTCCGATGGAATCACAGAATCCCCGGGGAGAGCATCATACGATTCTTCTTTCGAATTTCTTCGCCCAAACGGAGGCGTTAATGCGAGGAAAGACGGCGAAGGAGGCGAGGGAGGAGCTTCAAGCCGCCGGACTGAGTCGTGCAGAGATAAAGACACTTCTGCCCCACAAAGTTTTTCCCGGCAACCGCCCGACAAATTCACTCGTATTCAAGAAGCTGACGCCTCGGGTTCTCGGCTCGTTGATTGCATTGTATGAACATAAGATCTTTGTGCAGGGGATAATCTGGAACATCAATTCTTTTGACCAGTGGGGTGTTGAATTGGGCAAGCAACTCGCGAAAACTATCCTGCCCGAACTGTCAACACAAGCAAGAGTTGTTGCCCACGACTCCTCTACAAACGGGCTTATCAATTTCTACAAGAGACAGCGTAATCCGGATTCTGTGTAG
- a CDS encoding EamA family transporter: MKDLKGYLMIIGAACFWGAAATLAKFLLSQQLGAVLLAQARASFSCVVMFIALLLFSKQHLRIRFSDVGRFALLGIVGLAGANLTYYITIRESTVGTAITIQYTAPLFVMAYEVWRKEEKFTTLKLIAAILSLVGCFLTVTGLDLSTMRISRLGLFTGIGSIITFSILTIVTRHLLVRYSVLTVTFYSIAFASLFWLFINPPWIVAAQSPDPEIWGVLFILAMVSVLIPNLLFSGGLRYIVPSRAVITSTLEPVVAIGTAAVVLGELLSGVQAGGAFLVIVAIILLQIRRENAALAEPQPVRE, translated from the coding sequence ATGAAAGATCTTAAAGGGTACCTGATGATTATCGGAGCGGCGTGTTTCTGGGGAGCAGCCGCAACGCTTGCAAAGTTCCTCCTGAGCCAGCAATTGGGTGCCGTATTGCTTGCGCAGGCTCGTGCTTCATTCTCGTGCGTTGTGATGTTCATCGCCCTCCTCCTGTTTTCGAAACAGCACTTGCGAATTCGTTTTTCTGATGTCGGACGGTTTGCCTTGCTGGGTATTGTCGGCTTGGCCGGAGCCAATCTGACATACTACATCACCATCAGGGAAAGTACAGTCGGGACGGCAATCACAATTCAATACACTGCGCCTCTGTTCGTGATGGCGTATGAAGTTTGGAGGAAAGAAGAGAAATTCACAACCCTCAAATTGATTGCGGCGATTCTCTCCCTGGTCGGATGTTTTCTGACAGTGACAGGTCTCGACCTTTCCACCATGCGCATTTCACGTCTCGGGCTGTTTACCGGTATCGGCTCCATCATAACATTCTCGATTCTCACCATTGTGACTCGGCATCTTCTTGTGCGGTACAGCGTCCTGACTGTCACATTCTACAGCATTGCCTTTGCTTCTCTCTTCTGGCTTTTCATCAATCCGCCGTGGATCGTCGCTGCACAAAGTCCTGACCCGGAAATTTGGGGAGTTTTGTTCATTCTTGCCATGGTATCAGTATTGATTCCGAATCTTCTTTTTTCGGGAGGGCTGCGGTACATCGTGCCATCTAGGGCAGTCATTACAAGTACGCTGGAACCCGTTGTGGCAATCGGAACGGCGGCTGTTGTCTTGGGAGAACTGCTGAGCGGAGTTCAGGCCGGCGGCGCGTTTCTGGTTATCGTTGCGATCATTCTGCTGCAGATCCGGAGGGAAAATGCCGCCCTTGCGGAACCACAACCGGTACGGGAATAA
- a CDS encoding 3'-5' exonuclease, with product MNFQLSRPLVFFDLETTGTDFVADRIVQISVLKIHPELPEESRTRLINPGMPIPPEASAIHGITDGTVRDQPHFRAIVRGLFDFFSGCDLAGYNSNSFDVPFLVEEFARCGIEFPQEGTKLIDVCTIFKRKEERTLTAAYKFYCGKMLENAHDAEADVRATFEVFKGQLHRYEDLGSATVGELHNYCTREEIVDYARKLTKNEAGEIVFNFGKHKNQPIASQLEYAKWMVESDFPEGTKIILRRILTEQSS from the coding sequence ATGAACTTCCAACTTTCCCGCCCCTTGGTTTTCTTTGATCTCGAAACTACGGGCACAGACTTCGTTGCTGACAGGATCGTGCAAATCTCCGTTCTGAAGATTCATCCCGAATTACCGGAGGAGTCACGGACGAGGCTCATCAATCCGGGAATGCCTATTCCGCCGGAAGCTTCGGCAATTCACGGGATAACAGACGGTACGGTCAGAGATCAGCCGCATTTCCGGGCGATTGTGCGGGGACTTTTCGACTTCTTTTCCGGTTGTGATCTTGCCGGCTACAACTCAAACTCCTTTGATGTGCCGTTCCTCGTGGAGGAATTTGCCCGTTGCGGAATCGAATTCCCGCAAGAGGGAACCAAACTCATCGACGTGTGCACAATCTTCAAGCGGAAAGAGGAACGAACTCTGACAGCTGCATACAAGTTCTATTGCGGAAAGATGCTTGAAAACGCCCACGATGCCGAAGCGGATGTTCGGGCAACTTTCGAAGTCTTCAAAGGGCAGCTTCACCGGTATGAGGATTTAGGTTCGGCTACAGTCGGTGAATTGCACAACTACTGCACGCGCGAGGAGATTGTTGACTATGCGCGCAAGCTGACGAAGAATGAAGCCGGCGAGATTGTGTTCAACTTCGGGAAGCACAAGAATCAGCCGATCGCGTCACAATTGGAGTATGCGAAGTGGATGGTGGAGAGTGATTTCCCTGAAGGCACAAAGATCATCCTGCGAAGAATCCTCACCGAACAATCAAGCTGA
- a CDS encoding RNA methyltransferase yields the protein MLRSERRIRKINRVLRHRQPDLTVVMENIHDPHNVSAVFRSCDAVGVMRVELLYTLEKFPRIGKKSSSSANKWLERRKHTSVDECYSTLRSEGFRIYATHLATDGVSLYDLDLTQKIALVFGNEHRGLSEEAAAKADCNFVIPMVGMIQSLNISVACAVSLYEALRQRILAGALASPKIPKNDLEELAAEWLKR from the coding sequence ATGCTGCGAAGCGAACGTCGAATTAGGAAAATCAATCGCGTATTGCGGCATCGTCAACCGGATTTGACTGTTGTGATGGAGAATATTCACGATCCTCACAACGTCAGCGCCGTGTTCCGCTCGTGTGATGCTGTGGGCGTTATGCGTGTCGAACTTCTCTACACTCTTGAAAAATTCCCGCGCATCGGGAAGAAGAGTTCATCCAGTGCCAACAAATGGCTGGAACGACGGAAGCATACATCGGTTGATGAATGCTACAGCACGCTGCGTTCAGAAGGTTTTAGAATCTATGCCACACATCTTGCGACAGACGGGGTGAGCCTGTACGATCTCGACTTGACGCAAAAAATTGCCCTTGTGTTCGGGAACGAGCATCGGGGCCTCAGTGAGGAGGCTGCCGCAAAGGCAGACTGCAATTTTGTTATTCCGATGGTGGGGATGATTCAAAGTTTGAATATTTCCGTCGCTTGTGCAGTGAGTCTGTACGAAGCATTACGTCAACGCATTCTTGCGGGTGCTCTTGCATCTCCCAAAATTCCAAAGAACGATTTAGAAGAACTCGCTGCCGAATGGCTGAAGCGTTGA
- a CDS encoding thioredoxin family protein has translation MVVSTLLIVLLLSPSFATAQTQLFKSADTKHHTQVALIADVHSIQPGVPFTAGVLMNMDEGWHTYWKNGGESGLPTEIKWTLPDGFIAGEIEWPLPHKYNESGDVLTYGYAGENMLLVQITPSRSLKSGTSVTLKADVSWLECEKLCIPGDAKVEMTLPVADRMSTKAHAELFEKYRAQVPRPLLPSTDFSLKTETKNREIVLTLEATVGKSLLVKPDEIPDFFPEIVDELSLGRTIVVADGRRAVLRIPLSAYEKVDEALTLKGVLLYQLQGGELRSGTVEIPLPKEFTSTIPIEGESGSSTLQSGGGLFDQTFTTIETAQSEQSLALFILFAVIGGLLLNVMPCVLPVIGLKIFGLVRMSGDEPVRVKRLGWFFSFGILASFLVLALLVIFLKTAGEHVGWGFQFQEPLFVIGMSTVVFAFGLSLFGVFEISLPFMLAFVGLGSALEKRDKDGGYVASFSEGVFATILATPCTAPFLGSAMGFAFSQPAYIILLLFASVAFGMSLPYLILTAKPKWMRFLPKPGEWMVTAKQFMGFLMMGTMVWLLQVLGSQLGMEAVIWTAAFLLFVALACWIVGRFATLTATRTKYFISWGVAILLVIAGYKLFIGDVLEARDVLAQSDTSGIATSSPQNVAGVEWHPFSVESLESHLRENKTVFLDFTAEWCLTCKVNEKTVLADKAVVERLNGDNIISMKADWTNRNEAITRLLQKFGRSGVPLYVVFPAGRPTEPIVLPEVITTGIVLDALARATGM, from the coding sequence ATGGTCGTCTCGACACTTCTGATAGTATTGTTGCTTTCACCCTCCTTCGCGACTGCACAGACGCAGCTCTTTAAGTCGGCAGACACAAAACATCACACACAAGTTGCCCTCATCGCTGATGTACACTCCATACAGCCGGGCGTTCCCTTCACGGCAGGCGTATTGATGAACATGGATGAAGGATGGCACACGTACTGGAAGAACGGCGGTGAGTCAGGGCTGCCGACCGAGATCAAGTGGACGTTGCCCGACGGATTCATTGCCGGCGAGATTGAGTGGCCCTTGCCGCACAAGTACAACGAAAGCGGCGATGTTCTCACGTACGGCTACGCCGGCGAGAATATGTTGCTGGTTCAGATCACTCCGTCGCGGTCGCTGAAGAGTGGCACTTCCGTTACATTGAAAGCTGATGTGAGCTGGCTGGAATGTGAGAAGCTTTGCATTCCGGGAGATGCAAAGGTAGAAATGACATTGCCGGTAGCGGATCGTATGTCAACGAAAGCACATGCCGAACTGTTTGAGAAATACAGGGCACAAGTCCCGCGGCCATTGTTGCCGAGCACGGATTTTTCACTCAAGACCGAAACGAAGAACCGCGAGATTGTGCTAACCCTTGAAGCTACCGTCGGAAAATCGCTGCTTGTGAAGCCTGACGAGATACCTGATTTCTTTCCTGAAATTGTGGATGAACTGTCTCTCGGCAGAACGATCGTGGTAGCAGACGGCCGGCGTGCAGTTCTTCGCATTCCGTTATCAGCATATGAGAAGGTTGACGAGGCGTTGACGTTGAAAGGCGTATTGCTGTATCAATTGCAGGGCGGGGAATTACGCTCCGGCACCGTTGAAATCCCGCTTCCGAAGGAATTCACTTCAACAATTCCGATAGAAGGAGAGTCCGGCTCGTCGACATTGCAGAGTGGCGGCGGCTTGTTCGATCAGACATTTACGACAATCGAGACAGCGCAATCCGAACAATCGTTGGCACTGTTCATTCTGTTTGCTGTTATCGGCGGCCTTTTGTTGAACGTGATGCCATGCGTTCTGCCGGTTATCGGCCTGAAGATTTTCGGATTGGTGAGAATGTCGGGAGACGAGCCGGTGCGAGTCAAGAGACTCGGGTGGTTCTTCTCCTTCGGAATTCTTGCTTCATTTCTTGTCCTTGCGCTGCTTGTCATCTTTCTGAAGACGGCGGGGGAGCACGTCGGGTGGGGCTTTCAGTTCCAGGAGCCGCTGTTTGTCATCGGCATGAGTACGGTGGTTTTTGCATTCGGCCTCAGTCTCTTCGGAGTGTTTGAAATCAGTCTTCCGTTTATGCTTGCGTTCGTCGGGCTGGGCAGTGCCCTTGAGAAACGGGATAAAGATGGTGGCTACGTCGCCTCATTTTCCGAGGGTGTCTTTGCGACAATTCTCGCAACACCGTGCACAGCGCCGTTTCTCGGTTCTGCAATGGGCTTTGCATTCTCCCAGCCTGCGTACATCATTCTGTTGTTGTTTGCCAGCGTTGCGTTCGGGATGTCGCTTCCGTATCTGATTCTCACGGCAAAACCGAAATGGATGAGGTTCTTGCCGAAACCGGGCGAGTGGATGGTGACGGCGAAGCAGTTCATGGGCTTTCTGATGATGGGAACGATGGTTTGGTTGTTGCAGGTTCTCGGCTCGCAACTTGGCATGGAGGCCGTTATTTGGACTGCTGCGTTCCTCCTGTTTGTCGCATTAGCGTGTTGGATTGTGGGAAGATTTGCGACACTCACCGCAACGCGTACCAAGTACTTCATCTCGTGGGGGGTGGCGATTCTTCTTGTGATTGCAGGCTACAAGCTGTTTATCGGTGATGTACTTGAAGCACGCGATGTTCTTGCGCAATCCGACACCTCCGGCATTGCAACGTCATCGCCGCAGAACGTCGCGGGTGTTGAATGGCATCCCTTCTCCGTGGAAAGTCTTGAATCACACTTGAGAGAGAACAAGACTGTGTTTCTTGATTTCACGGCCGAATGGTGTCTCACATGCAAAGTCAACGAAAAAACCGTTCTTGCCGACAAAGCCGTGGTTGAACGCCTGAACGGGGATAACATCATTTCCATGAAGGCGGATTGGACAAACCGGAATGAAGCAATCACGCGGCTGCTGCAAAAGTTCGGACGCTCGGGTGTGCCGCTGTATGTGGTTTTCCCGGCGGGCAGACCAACCGAGCCTATTGTGTTGCCGGAAGTGATCACAACAGGCATTGTACTGGACGCTCTCGCCCGGGCAACGGGTATGTGA
- a CDS encoding sodium-dependent transporter — protein sequence MSSNNERWGSRVGLVLAMAGNAVGLGNFLRFPVQAVNNGGGAFIIPYLVSFLVMGIPLLWIEWSMGRFGGKQGNHSTPYILDSMTKARWFKYFGVFGIWTNLAVAAYYCYIESWTMSYVYHSIMRSFSGLTQTEVAQFFVNYLDITQSYTGIPFEAVFFYILCLLLNTWILSHGLSGGVERAAKIGMPLLILFGFFLAIRGLTLGTSGASPEHPDASAWAGIDFLWNPQFDSLSNPKVWLAAAGQIFFTLSVGMGTIHCYAAYVKAKDDIALNAMSAGWMNEFVEVCLGSLIVIPIAAGYLGLDWVKENAGFGMAFQTMPFLFENWGPFLATMAGLFWFGLLFFAGITSSLAMGTPWMGFMQDEFGWSRRKSAWSFGTITLILGIPTVLFYSYGVFDEYDYWAGTVSLVVFALAESILFAWVFGMDKGWREITSGADMKVPDIYKFIIKWVTPFFLLFVFVGSIFSPLGGDWAGAIASLTSGNGWPLDNGSIIRQLFNSGLREQIAAATDPAVKAGLETRLTYIIGARILLTTVFVGIAYLVYLAYKRRTATGRAS from the coding sequence CGGTCGGCCTCGGCAACTTTCTCCGGTTTCCCGTACAGGCAGTGAACAACGGAGGCGGGGCTTTTATCATCCCGTATCTCGTCTCCTTTCTTGTCATGGGCATTCCGCTTCTCTGGATTGAGTGGTCGATGGGACGCTTCGGAGGCAAGCAGGGAAACCACTCGACCCCCTACATTCTCGACAGCATGACGAAGGCCCGTTGGTTCAAATACTTCGGCGTGTTCGGCATCTGGACGAATCTGGCAGTTGCGGCCTACTACTGCTACATCGAATCATGGACGATGTCGTACGTCTACCACTCCATCATGCGCTCGTTCAGCGGCCTGACACAAACAGAAGTTGCCCAATTCTTCGTTAACTACCTCGACATCACCCAGTCATATACCGGAATACCGTTCGAAGCCGTGTTTTTCTACATCCTTTGCTTGTTGCTCAACACGTGGATACTCTCTCACGGACTGAGTGGCGGCGTGGAACGGGCAGCAAAGATAGGAATGCCCCTGCTCATTCTTTTCGGCTTTTTCCTTGCCATACGAGGCCTCACGTTGGGCACATCCGGTGCTTCACCCGAGCATCCCGATGCATCCGCCTGGGCAGGAATCGACTTCTTGTGGAATCCGCAATTTGATTCACTCAGCAACCCGAAGGTCTGGCTTGCCGCTGCGGGACAAATTTTCTTCACGCTTTCAGTCGGAATGGGGACCATTCACTGCTATGCTGCCTACGTCAAGGCAAAGGATGATATCGCCCTCAACGCAATGTCAGCAGGGTGGATGAACGAATTTGTAGAAGTCTGTTTGGGCAGCTTGATCGTTATCCCCATCGCCGCAGGGTATCTCGGACTTGATTGGGTGAAAGAGAATGCAGGATTCGGCATGGCATTTCAAACAATGCCGTTCCTCTTCGAAAATTGGGGTCCGTTTCTTGCGACAATGGCGGGTTTATTCTGGTTTGGACTTTTGTTCTTCGCGGGTATTACCTCCTCCCTTGCAATGGGAACTCCATGGATGGGATTTATGCAGGATGAATTCGGATGGAGCAGGCGGAAGTCCGCATGGTCATTTGGTACAATTACACTAATCCTCGGCATTCCAACTGTACTTTTTTACAGTTACGGCGTGTTCGATGAGTATGACTACTGGGCCGGAACCGTTTCACTTGTCGTGTTTGCCCTCGCAGAGTCAATCCTGTTTGCGTGGGTATTCGGGATGGATAAAGGCTGGCGGGAGATCACCAGCGGCGCAGATATGAAGGTGCCCGACATTTACAAGTTCATCATCAAGTGGGTAACGCCCTTTTTTCTTCTGTTTGTCTTCGTGGGCTCAATCTTCTCCCCGCTTGGCGGAGATTGGGCGGGTGCAATTGCCAGTCTGACCAGCGGAAACGGATGGCCGCTCGATAACGGCTCAATCATCCGGCAGCTTTTCAACAGCGGTTTGCGTGAACAAATTGCAGCGGCAACCGATCCGGCGGTAAAGGCGGGGCTCGAAACACGTCTCACATACATTATCGGCGCACGCATCCTTCTAACGACGGTATTCGTTGGAATCGCCTATCTTGTCTATCTTGCATACAAACGTCGAACAGCAACGGGGAGAGCATCATGA